Genomic window (Trueperaceae bacterium):
CGCCGGCCACCCCGGCGGTGACGGCGAGAAGCGGACCCAGGACCACGGGGGAGGCCAGTAGCAGGTAGCCGAGGCCCAGCAGGATCAGGACGCCGAGCGCCGCGAGGTCGAGCACGAAGAGCTGCACGGCCAGCGCCAGGCCGACGCCGGACGGCACGCCCACCTCACCGAGCGCCACCACCAGGAACGGCGCGCCGCCGGTGCCGGCGGGCGTCATGGCGGTCCCGAACACCTGCGCCACGTGGGCCACGAAGGCGTGCCACCAGCCGAGGCGCTGCCCCTGCGAGCGCGCGAGCAGCACGAGCTTCGCCACCGGCGCCAACCAGAGTGCCAGCAGGCAGGCGAGCGCCAGCGCGGCCAGCGCGGGCGTGAGCTCGGTCGGGGCGTAGAGCGCCGCCGAGAAGAGCTCCTCGCGCGTCGCCAGGTACAGCCCGCCGAGCCCCAGGCCGAGGCTCAGCAGCAGCAGCCACACGAGGCGCATCAGCGACTCCCGCCGCCACCGCCACCGAGCAGCTCGCGGGAGGTCCCCTCGAACGGGAGCCCGGCGACGTCGGGTTCGGATGGCGCCTCCCCACGAGCGACCGCCCGCAGATGGGCGGCGGCCCTCTCGGCCATGCCCGCGAAGTCGAGCGCCGCCGCTCGCGCCTTGGCCCCGGCCAGGAGCCCCGGCGTGTCGCGCCAGGCGGCCACGGCCGCGCCCAGCTCAGGCAGCGCCACGGCGCCGCCCACGCCGCGCGCCGCCAGGAACCTGACCACCGCCCGCTCGTTGAGGCCGGCGTACGCCGTGGCCAGCACGGGCCTGCCGACCGCCAACGCCTCCATCGTGCTGGCCGGTCCGGCCTTGCCCACGACCACGTCGGCGGCCGCCAGGAGGGTGGGCATCTCGGTCGTGAACCCGAACGGCAGCAGGGAACGGCGCCTCGCAGCGACCTCGTCCAAGCGCGCCTTCAGCTCGGCGTTGCGACCGGCGACCGCGATGAGGGTGGCGCCGGTGTCGAGGATCCGCTCCGCCACCGCTGTCGCCTCTCCCGCCAGGCCCTCCGCGCCGAGCGTGAGCAGCGCCGTGAAGCCGGTCGGCGGCAGGCCGTGCTCGGCGCGGGCGGCCGCCTGCGTCGGGGGGTTCAGGAAGCGCTGCCCGACCGGGTAGCCGACGACCGCGACGCGCTGGGGGCCCACCCCGAGCCGCACCAGGTCCTGCTTGGCCGCGACGCTCGGCGCCAGCACCCGCTCGCTGGCCGGTTCGGCCCAGAGCGCGCTGGCGTCGAACGGCTCGGTCGCGAAGATGACGACCGGCGCCTCGAGGCCGTGCCGCTCCCGCGCGAGCGCGAAGGCGGTGGCCAGCCAACCGTGGTTGGCGACGATCAGGTCCGGCCCGAGCTCGCCCAGGCGCCGCGCGAGCTCCGCCGCGAACGGCGCCAGCAGGCCCCGTTGCGAGAGGCGCGTCACGGCCGGGAGGGCGTCGGTGACGCGCTGGCCCAACCGCACGAGGCGTGGTCGGCGCAGGAGCGCCCGCCAGCCGGCCTTGTGGCGCCTGTCGAGCGCCGCGGCCCCGAACTCCGCCATCACGTCGCTCACCCGGGTGGTGAACTCGCCGGGGTGATGGCGGTGGAGGGCCTCCGCGAGGGCGGCGGCGGTGGCGACGTGCCCGCCGCCCGCCGCGATGGTGGCGAAGAAGACGCTGAGCGGCCGAGGCATCAGTCGCGCCCGTGGTCGGCGAGCCACGCCACCGTCGCGGCGACGCCGTCCTGCCACGAGACGCTCGGTTCGTAGCCGAGCTCGTCCCGCGCTTGTGCCGTGGAGAAGTGGACGTCGTTGAGCATGAGGCCGGCGCGGTAGCGCGTGACGGGCGGCTCGAGCGACGGCAGGAGCGCCCGCCACGTGGCCTCGACCCCCGACGCCAGCGCCCGCGTCGGCCTGCCGGGCAGGCTCAGGCGTGGCCCCTGCCGCCCCATGTCGTCGGCGATCACCCCGAACACCTCGCGCCAGCTGGGCATGCCGGCATCGGCGATGACGTAGACGTTGCCGGCCGCCCTCGGTTCGTGCAGCGCGAGGTACACGCCGTGAGCGAAGTTGGGGGCGTAGGCGGTGTTCAGGACGGCGGCCCCACCGCGAACGAGCGGCAAGGTCCCCTTGGCCACGGCCCGCGCCACTCGCCCGAAGGTCGGGTCGCGTCGGCCGAACGGCCACAGGCCCGGGCGGACGACCACGGCCTCCACGTGCTTGGCGCCGAGCACCAGGTCCTCGGCCAGGATCTTCGAGTAGGCGTAGGCGTTGCGGACGTTGTCGCGCGGCTGGGTGCGGGGGTCTGCGTCGCGGAAGCCCGAGTACCTGTGGACGGCCACGCTCGAGACGAACAGGAAACGGGCGCAGCCGGCGTTCTCCGCCTCGTGCAGGAGAGTGCGGGTGGCCACGACGTTGGTGCGGTAGAACGCGTCCCACGGCCCCCAATCGGCCACGCGGGCGGCGGCGTGCACCACGGCGTCGACCCCTTGGCATGCTCCGTGGACGCTGCCGTCGTCGGTCAGGTCGGCGCGCACGACCTCGAGGCGCCCGCCTTGCGTCAGGTGGGCCAGGGCCGCGTCGGAACCCCACGGCGTCACGAGCGCCCGGACCTCGTCGCCTCGCGCCAGCAGTTCCTCGGTGACGTGACTGCCGAGGAAGCCGTGAGCACCGGTCACCAGGACCTTCACGGTCGTCGCTCGACAGGGTTGGGCGTCTTGTGCATCGCCATGACGGTAGCAGGTGGCCGGTCAGTTGAGGAGCTGACCTGCGCGCGCCAGGACGGCGAGGTCGAGGGCGTACCCGATGGTCAGGTGAAGCAGCATCGGGTAGAGCACGGAGCGCCCGCGCACGGCCAGGACGGCGAACAGGACGGAGGCCGGCGCGGCCGAGATCACCTCGGCCAGCGGCTTGCCGAGGTGCACGAGCGTGGCCATCACCACGCTCAACCAGATGGCGGCGGTGGGGGAGGCGGCGCGCGTGGCGACGTCGAGGACGAAGCCGCGGTAGAAGGCCTCGAAGGCGAGGTAGTAGAGCGCGTAGACGGGGAGCCAGGCGGCGAGGCGCCAGACGCTCCCACCGAGCCAGGCGCCGGGCCACGGGTAGACGGCGGCGAGGGAGGCATCGGTGCTGGCCAGCGCCATGACCACGGCGGCGGGCACGAGGAGCGGGAGGGTCGCGGCGAGCCCGAAGCGCCAGTCGCCCACGCGCATCCCGGCGAGCGCGATGGGCCCTATCAGGAGCCGGTAGAGGACGGCGGGCACCAGGAGGAGCAGCACCGCGGCCCAGGCCACGCTGGCGAAGGCCGTGAGCGGGCCCTGCGGGGCGAGGCGGACGAGGGTCGGCCCGGGGGTGGCCAGGTACCAGAACGCCGTCTGCAGCACCAGGGAGGCGAGGAGCAGGAACCAGTACTTGCCCCGGTCACCGCGCGGGAAGAGCCCCCCGAGGTCGGCCCCGACCAGCCTCAGGGCCCTGATGGGGCTCATAGCTCCTTCTGCACCATGCGGTAGGTCTTGTAGTGCACCCCGCCCGCGGCCTCGATGGCGCGGTTGATCGCGTGGTTGTCCTCCAGCGTCCAGCCGCACTCGCCTCCCACGATCCCGAGGCGGTGAGCGCGCCGCACGGTCTCCTCGATGAGCACGAGGTCGAAGCCGTGGTTGCGGTGCTCCGGGAGCACGCCGAGGATGACGAGGCGGGCCTGCGTCATGATCTTCTTGCGACGCAACAGCGGCAAGATCCCGGTCACGAGCCGACCGTCGAAGCGGGCCAGGACCTGGTTGAGGTCGGGCACGGCGATGCTCACGGCCACCGGCTCGCCCTTGTACTCGAGGAACAGGGCCAGCTCTGGTTCCACGATCATCTTGAGCTCGTTGGCCATGTGGTCGATCTCGGCGTCGGTGAACGGCACGTTGCCCCAGTTCTTCTCCCACGCGGCGTGGTGGATGGACTGCAGCACCTTCACCTCGTCGTGGAACCTCTTGAGGTCGGCGGGCCTCACGACGGGCCGGTAACGTTCACGCGCCCGGGCGGTGAGGCGGGCGAGGCGCTCGGGTAGCCTGCCGGTGTTCTCGAAATGGTAGGAGTAGAGGTCCTTGACCTTGCGGTAGCCCGCGGCGGTGGCGAGCTCGAGGTAACCCGGGGGGTTCTGCGGCATCATCACGTACGGCTTCTCGTCGAACGCCTCGATCTGGAAGCCGGCGCCGTCGTTCATGGTCGGGTTCGCGGGACCACGCACCGCCTTGCGGCCGAGCGCGCGGGCCTCCGTCTCGACGGCCGTGAAGAGGGCGCCCGCCACGGCGGCGTCCTCGGCCTCGAAGAAGCCGAAGAAGGCGAGGTTGTCCCCCTCGTGGGTGGCGTTGTGGAGGTCGTCGTCGATGCACGCGATGCGCCCCACCACGCGCCCGCCGCGCCGCGCCAGGTAGTAGCTGGCGCGCGCGTGCTCGAAGAACGGGTTCTTCTTAGGGTCGAGCAGCTCGAACTGCGAGACGCGCAGGGGCGCCACCCAGTTCGGGTCGGAGGCGTACTTGCGGTACGGGTAGAGGACGAACTCCCTCGTCGCCCGGCGGGAGGCTACGCGTTCCACGCTGACCATGTGCGGTCAGATTACGCCGAACCGCCGCCCGACGTCCGCGAACGCGGCGATCAGCCGGTCCAGCTGCTCGGTGGTGTGGTTGGCGTTCACGCTCGTGCGGATGATCGAACGCCCCGCCGCCACGCCGGGCGGAAGGGCCGGGGTGGTGAAGACGCCGAGTTCCCACAGGGCGCGCCAGAACGCCATGGCGAGCTCGTCCGGCCCTATCAGCACCGGGACGATCGGGGTGCGGGAGCCGAGCGTGTCGAAGCCGAGGGCCGCCATGCCGCCTTGGAGCCGCTCGACGTTGCGCCAGAGCTGCTCGCGGTGCTCCGGCTCCGACTCCATGATGTTGAGGGCCTCGAGGGCGGCCGCCATCTGCATGGCCGGGAGCGCCGCGGTGAAGATGAACGGGCGCGCGTGGTGCTTGACGTAGCTGACCACCTCGCGGTCGGCGGCCATGAAGCCGCCCACGCTGGCGAAAGACTTCGAGAAGGTACCGACCACCACGTCGATCTCGTCCTCCAGGCCGAAGTGCTCGCCCGTGCCGCGACCGTGCGCGCCCAACACGCCGCTGGCGTGGGCATCGTCGACGATCAGGCGGGCCCCGTACCGCTTCTTGAGGCGGACGATCCCCGGGAGGTCGGCGATGTGGCCGCTCATCGAGAACACGCCGTCGGTGACGATGATCCTACCGCCGGGCTTGCCGGCGTCGGCCGCGAGCATCCGCTCGAGGTCGGCCAGGTCGCCATGTTCGAACTTGCGGAGGGTGGCG
Coding sequences:
- a CDS encoding flippase-like domain-containing protein, producing MRLVWLLLLSLGLGLGGLYLATREELFSAALYAPTELTPALAALALACLLALWLAPVAKLVLLARSQGQRLGWWHAFVAHVAQVFGTAMTPAGTGGAPFLVVALGEVGVPSGVGLALAVQLFVLDLAALGVLILLGLGYLLLASPVVLGPLLAVTAGVAGAAALAVSVLLARFPAPAVRWLHALTRWRILRRFRPHLRRMAVDYRASATAFRDLPLVDWAWLHLVNLTAWLSNFALFWVLLTMYGADTPLLQVLALLAMITLLSFFVPTPGASGVMELLLGLAAFDTGSRLRSVAAPVVLWRLTTFYAAFVLGPLCASL
- a CDS encoding glycosyltransferase; translated protein: MPRPLSVFFATIAAGGGHVATAAALAEALHRHHPGEFTTRVSDVMAEFGAAALDRRHKAGWRALLRRPRLVRLGQRVTDALPAVTRLSQRGLLAPFAAELARRLGELGPDLIVANHGWLATAFALARERHGLEAPVVIFATEPFDASALWAEPASERVLAPSVAAKQDLVRLGVGPQRVAVVGYPVGQRFLNPPTQAAARAEHGLPPTGFTALLTLGAEGLAGEATAVAERILDTGATLIAVAGRNAELKARLDEVAARRRSLLPFGFTTEMPTLLAAADVVVGKAGPASTMEALAVGRPVLATAYAGLNERAVVRFLAARGVGGAVALPELGAAVAAWRDTPGLLAGAKARAAALDFAGMAERAAAHLRAVARGEAPSEPDVAGLPFEGTSRELLGGGGGGSR
- a CDS encoding NAD-dependent epimerase/dehydratase family protein; the encoded protein is MTGAHGFLGSHVTEELLARGDEVRALVTPWGSDAALAHLTQGGRLEVVRADLTDDGSVHGACQGVDAVVHAAARVADWGPWDAFYRTNVVATRTLLHEAENAGCARFLFVSSVAVHRYSGFRDADPRTQPRDNVRNAYAYSKILAEDLVLGAKHVEAVVVRPGLWPFGRRDPTFGRVARAVAKGTLPLVRGGAAVLNTAYAPNFAHGVYLALHEPRAAGNVYVIADAGMPSWREVFGVIADDMGRQGPRLSLPGRPTRALASGVEATWRALLPSLEPPVTRYRAGLMLNDVHFSTAQARDELGYEPSVSWQDGVAATVAWLADHGRD
- a CDS encoding CPBP family intramembrane metalloprotease, with product MSPIRALRLVGADLGGLFPRGDRGKYWFLLLASLVLQTAFWYLATPGPTLVRLAPQGPLTAFASVAWAAVLLLLVPAVLYRLLIGPIALAGMRVGDWRFGLAATLPLLVPAAVVMALASTDASLAAVYPWPGAWLGGSVWRLAAWLPVYALYYLAFEAFYRGFVLDVATRAASPTAAIWLSVVMATLVHLGKPLAEVISAAPASVLFAVLAVRGRSVLYPMLLHLTIGYALDLAVLARAGQLLN
- a CDS encoding N-acetyltransferase; amino-acid sequence: MERVASRRATREFVLYPYRKYASDPNWVAPLRVSQFELLDPKKNPFFEHARASYYLARRGGRVVGRIACIDDDLHNATHEGDNLAFFGFFEAEDAAVAGALFTAVETEARALGRKAVRGPANPTMNDGAGFQIEAFDEKPYVMMPQNPPGYLELATAAGYRKVKDLYSYHFENTGRLPERLARLTARARERYRPVVRPADLKRFHDEVKVLQSIHHAAWEKNWGNVPFTDAEIDHMANELKMIVEPELALFLEYKGEPVAVSIAVPDLNQVLARFDGRLVTGILPLLRRKKIMTQARLVILGVLPEHRNHGFDLVLIEETVRRAHRLGIVGGECGWTLEDNHAINRAIEAAGGVHYKTYRMVQKEL
- a CDS encoding aminotransferase class I/II-fold pyridoxal phosphate-dependent enzyme; translated protein: MEGPLSEVARNESVDAPVAKAQDAFAKAFQFRRADEAAAAGMHPYFKPIAAQHGGTVSVAGREMIITGSNDYLGLTQDPRLKEAARRALDDFGTSCTGSRFLTGTLTLHEELEARLAGFLRKEAALTFSAGFLGCLSVVAALAGRHDILYYDRENHASLYDAARLSYATLRKFEHGDLADLERMLAADAGKPGGRIIVTDGVFSMSGHIADLPGIVRLKKRYGARLIVDDAHASGVLGAHGRGTGEHFGLEDEIDVVVGTFSKSFASVGGFMAADREVVSYVKHHARPFIFTAALPAMQMAAALEALNIMESEPEHREQLWRNVERLQGGMAALGFDTLGSRTPIVPVLIGPDELAMAFWRALWELGVFTTPALPPGVAAGRSIIRTSVNANHTTEQLDRLIAAFADVGRRFGVI